In Coffea eugenioides isolate CCC68of unplaced genomic scaffold, Ceug_1.0 ScVebR1_946;HRSCAF=1711, whole genome shotgun sequence, the genomic window AATGGGTTTCAGTGTACGTAAAGACTATCTGAATAAAGATAAAGACGGCGTGACCACGTCTAGGAGATATAGTTGCTGCAAGGAAGGTGTGAAACGCAAGTACGAAGGTGATGTGATGCCAAAGAGGACACGAGCGCCGACGAAAACAGGGTGTGGAGCTAAGATGGTTATCGTGTTGTTTAGAGGGACAATGAAGTACCGTGTGCATGACCTTGTCTTAGAGCATAATCATGAGTTGCACATTGCTCAATGTGCTCACATGATGCCATCACAAAGAAAAGTGAGTGTGGCTCAAGGATTCCAAGCTGAAATAAGCGAGGATGCTGGGCTTTCATTGAAACAGAGCCATGAGCTTATGGGAACGGAAGCAGGTGGGATGGGTAATGTGGGATATACTCGGGATGATCTTAAACGATATCTTCGAACGAGACGGGGAATGAGCTTGAAATATGGAGAAGCAGGTAGCATGCTGAATTATTTTCAAGAGCAAACACTCGAGAATCCATCCTTTTTTCATGCCGTACAGCTGGACTGTGAAGAACAAATAACGAATATCTTTTGGGCTGATGCAGGAATGTTAATTGACTACAACTTTTTTGGAGACGTAGTCACATTCGACACAACCtacaaaagaaataaagaatacCGGCCACTTGGAGTATTTGTGGATTTTAACCAGCATAGACAAATTGTGATATTCGGTGCTGCGCTTATGTATGATGAGACGATAGATTCTTTCAAATGGGTGTTTGGTACATTTCTAGTAGCAATGTGCGGAAAACATCCAAGTACCATACTAACCGACCAAGATCACGCCATGGCAGCCGCTCTTTCAATTGTCATGCCTGAAACATTTCATGGTCTATGTACGTTTCACATAAGGCGTAATTTTATGAAACATCTTGGCAATCACTACAAGGAAAATAGTGATCTTCCATACATGTTTGGTGCCTGCATATATGAGTTTGAAGAAGTGGAACAATTCAATAGGGTGTGGGAGGCGATGGTGAAGAAACACAatcttgaaaataatgaatggcTCTCCGGGTTGTATAGAATTCGTGATAAATGGGCAAGGTGCAtgatgaaagaaagatggaCCGCGGGAATGCGAAGCACCCAATTTAGCGAAAGCCTAAATGCAGTaattaaaaatcatttgaaactggATCATGACCTTGTGCAGTTCTTTAGACATTTCAATCGGGTGGTTGATGAAAAGAGACATAATGAACTGATCGCAGAATATGAAATGAGGCAAAAGTTCCACATGGTAGGGTTAAGGCAAACACATATGCTTGTGCATGCATCAAAGACGTATTCACCAACCGTATTTGTTGCATTCCAAAATGAATATGGCGAGTCAACAGCTATGGTTATATTGAGACAACAAGATGCAGCGATGTTTGTGGAGTTTGCGGTCATGAGGTATGATGGTGGACCTGAAAGAACAGTAGTATTCAATCAGAATGATCTAAGTGTATGTTGCAG contains:
- the LOC113759148 gene encoding protein FAR1-RELATED SEQUENCE 5-like, producing MDCSKLAENGTPELGMEFNSEEDAYKFYNKYAFKMGFSVRKDYLNKDKDGVTTSRRYSCCKEGVKRKYEGDVMPKRTRAPTKTGCGAKMVIVLFRGTMKYRVHDLVLEHNHELHIAQCAHMMPSQRKVSVAQGFQAEISEDAGLSLKQSHELMGTEAGGMGNVGYTRDDLKRYLRTRRGMSLKYGEAGSMLNYFQEQTLENPSFFHAVQLDCEEQITNIFWADAGMLIDYNFFGDVVTFDTTYKRNKEYRPLGVFVDFNQHRQIVIFGAALMYDETIDSFKWVFGTFLVAMCGKHPSTILTDQDHAMAAALSIVMPETFHGLCTFHIRRNFMKHLGNHYKENSDLPYMFGACIYEFEEVEQFNRVWEAMVKKHNLENNEWLSGLYRIRDKWARCMMKERWTAGMRSTQFSESLNAVIKNHLKLDHDLVQFFRHFNRVVDEKRHNELIAEYEMRQKFHMVGLRQTHMLVHASKTYSPTVFVAFQNEYGESTAMVILRQQDAAMFVEFAVMRYDGGPERTVVFNQNDLSVCCSCKKYENESILCGHALKVFDTVGIKIIPPEYIKRR